Proteins found in one Mangifera indica cultivar Alphonso chromosome 15, CATAS_Mindica_2.1, whole genome shotgun sequence genomic segment:
- the LOC123198121 gene encoding senescence-associated protein AAF, chlorolplastic isoform X1 has product MAFTASKISSHPVVPKGLTSSRSLQTVYFFGKSTLYNKSLPANQGVELQQASNGHFLAAKLGFFDEGLSNICGKPIGFIVPRRTSILCWSMGTRNGEAKECIRPHSDCSNVCSAQNEEEEDKHRVVPRIIHSSQGLAEACKFVYNDAKFVNQRVRSDIVLLSRSIMRLDARARQDVAILGSEFLKLDARARKDTEKIDRNVKKKAERLHHIATILKDKAQSRLKRAADKHWSDGALEADLRLADFRAKQRAMEDALMALEFVKNILDMMVSKMYKFPLCCDKNSLSGSDMMECITLEKNGKTLEFFPGELSTDRITAIQEVYWSMASALSEADGIDYTDPEELELLITTLIGLDAMDGKSSVSLLAECSSSPDVSTRQALANALAAAPSMWTLGNAGMGALQRLAEDSNPTVAAAASKAINELKKQWEIEEGDSWRFMMNLSPAEEADGEESSSDADTN; this is encoded by the exons ATGGCATTTACCGCAAGCAAGATTTCTAGTCATCCAGTTGTACCAAAGGGGTTAACTTCCTCTAGATCACTTCAAACTGTATATTTTTTTGGCAAGTCAACACTGTACAACAAATCACTTCCTGCAAATCAAGGAGTTGAACTTCAGCAAGCAAGCAATGGTCATTTTTTGGCAGCGAAATTAGGCTTCTTTGATGAGGGTTTGTCAAACATATGTGGAAAGCCAATTGGTTTCATTGTCCCTCGGAGAACTTCCATTTTATGCTGGTCAATGGGAACACGCAATGGTGAAGCAAAAGAATGCATTAGACCTCATAGTGATTGCTCTAATGTATGTAG TGCCCaaaatgaagaagaggaagacaAGCATCGAGTTGTACCTAGAATTATTCACTCAAGTCAGGGCTTAGCTGAAGCTTGTAAATTTGTGTACAATGACGCAAAGTTCGTAAATCAAAGGGTCCGTAGTGACATTGTCTTGCTTTCTCG AAGCATAATGAGGTTGGATGCCCGTGCACGTCAAGATGTTGCTATTCTTGGTTCAGAATTTCTTAAGCTTGATG CTCGGGCTAGAAAGGATACAGAGAAAATTGACCGTAATGTGAAGAAAAAAGCTGAACGACTCCATCATATAGCTACT ATCTTAAAAGATAAAGCACAATCTAGATTGAAAAGAGCTGCTGATAAGCATTGGAGTGACGGAGCCTTAGAG GCTGATCTGCGCCTTGCTGACTTCCGTGCCAAGCAACGTGCAATGGAAGATGCCCTAATGGCTTTGGAG TTTGTCAAAAATATCCTTGACATGATGGTGAGCAAGATGTACAAATT cCCCTTGTGTTGCGATAAAAATTCTCTGTCAGGTAGTGATATGATGGAATGTATAACACTTGAGAAAAATGGGAAAACCCTAGAATTCTTCCCTGGGGAATTGTCGACTGATCGCATTACTGCTATTCAG GAAGTGTATTGGAGTATGGCATCTGCACTTTCTGAAGCTGATGGAATCGACTATACTGATCCTGAAGAG CTTGAGTTGTTGATCACGACTCTTATTGGTCTTGATGCAATGGATGGTAAAAGTAGTGTATCACTACTAGCCGAGTGTTCAAGTTCTCCCGATGTCAGCACTAG ACAAGCGCTGGCAAATGCATTAGCAGCTGCTCCATCCATGTGGACGCTTGGGAATGCAGGAATGGGGGCATTACAG AGACTGGCAGAAGACAGCAACCCCACAGTCGCAGCTGCAGCATCCAAAGCAATCAATGAACTGAAGAAACAGTGGGAAATAGAAGAAGGTGATAGCTGGAGATTTATGATGAATCTAAGCCCTGCAGAGGAAGCAGATGGTGAAGAATCCAGCAGTGATGCAGATACAAACTGA
- the LOC123197751 gene encoding transmembrane protein 214-like — protein sequence MDENSAIIEQILREDELDNSTYYSNQSDDAWQTVSYRKKYSKPSQTENSITGHPKGGATTSEVFRSIEQHSEELRRRMVEAQPKVDVVFDGSKRHSDEEDDGDVEPPVADAELKEVKQKRPKKPKITVAEASARIDAGDLGAFLADITASYEKQQDIQLMRFADYFGRVFASVSSSQFPWLKTFRESTVAKIVDIPLSHIPEDVYKISADWLNQRPFDALGSFVLWSLDSILADLAIHQGVLKGSKKVVQQASSNSQVAIFVVLAMVLRRKPDVLINLLPKMRGNPKFQGLDKLPITIWMIAQVTQGDLAVGLYIWAQALLPVLSGKPSSNPQSRDLILQLVERILSSPKARPILLNSAVRKGERLVPPSALEILMRVTFPAPSARVKATERFEAVYPTLKEVSLAGAPGSKAMKQVAQQIMQLAVKAAGEGVPDLSSEASNIIIWCLTQNPECYKQWDMAYLDNLEASVAVLRKLSDEWKEHSVKCPTYEPLRETLKSFRQKNEKALTETNDNARIASLKEADKYCKVILGQLSQGQGCLKGLVFVSVALAAIAVVISSQNMENWDMKKLLEMLSPT from the exons ATGGATGAGAATTCAGCTATTATCGAGCAAATTCTTAGGGAAGACGAGCTGGATAACAGCACATACTACTCTAACCAAAGTGATGACGCCTGGCAGACGGTGTCGTATCGGAAGAAATACTCAAAACCGTCGCAAACAGAGAATTCAATCACTGGCCATCCTAAAGGCGGCGCCACTACTTCTGAAGTCTTTCGGTCTATCGAACAACATTCGGAGGAACTTCGACGCCGAATGGTTGAGGCTCAGCCGAAGGTAGACGTCGTCTTTGACGGATCTAAGAGGCATTccgatgaagaagatgatggtgATGTTGAACCTCCCGTTGCCGATGCGGAGCTAAAGGAAGTTAAACAGAAAAGGCCAAAGAAGCCTAAAATTACGGTGGCGGAGGCATCTGCGAGAATCGACGCCGGCGATCTAGGTGCTTTTCTCGCTGACATAACT GCTTCGTATGAGAAACAGCAAGATATACAGCTGATGCGATTCGCGGATTACTTTGGTCGTGTGTTTGCGTCTGTGAGTTCGTCTCAGTTCCCTTGGTTGAAGACGTTCAGAGAGTCCACTGTTGCCAAGATAGTTGAT ATCCCTCTTTCTCATATCCCTGAAGATGTTTATAAGATATCAGCTGACTGGCTTAACCAACGACCTTTTGACGCACTTGGGTCCTTTGTCTTATGGTCATTGGACAGCATTCTCGCTGACCTTGCAATTCATCAAGGAGTTCTTAAGGGTTCTAAAAAGGTTGTTCAACAAGCATCTTCCAATTCTCAG GTAGCCATATTTGTAGTTTTGGCCATGGTACTGCGACGGAAACCtgatgttttgattaatttattgcCTAAAATGAGGGGAAATCCTAAATTCCAAGGACTAGATAAGCTTCCAATCACCATCTGGATGATTGCGCAG GTCACCCAAGGAGATTTGGCTGTAGGACTGTACATATGGGCACAAGCTCTCTTGCCTGTGCTGAGTGGCAAGCCAAGTAGTAATCCACAGTCTAGAGACCTGATTTTACAGCTGGTGGAGAG AATATTATCCTCTCCCAAAGCCCGCcctattttattaaatagtGCTGTCAGAAAAGGGGAGCGCCTAGTGCCACCCTCAGCTCTTGAGATCTTGATGAGAGTCACCTTTCCAGCACCATCAGCTCGTGTTAAG GCAACTGAAAGGTTTGAGGCTGTTTATCCAACCCTGAAAGAGGTTTCCCTAGCTGGTGCCCCTGGTAGCAAAGCCATGAAACAAGTTGCACAGCAGATAATGCAGTTAGCAGTCAAAGCTGCTGGTGAAG GTGTTCCCGACCTGTCAAGTGAAGCAAGTAACATTATTATCTGGTGTTTGACTCAAAACCCTGAATGTTATAAGCAATGG GATATGGCTTATCTAGATAATCTTGAAGCAAGTGTTGCTGTTCTTAGAAAGCTGTCTGATGAATGGAAGGAGCACTCTGTTAAATGTCCTACTTATGAGCCTTTGAGGGAAACCCTGAAGAGTTTCAGGCAGAAG AATGAAAAAGCCTTAACAGAGACAAACGATAATGCTCGCATTGCATCATTGAAGGAGGCAGACAAGTATTGCAAGGTGATTTTGGGACAATTGTCGCAAGGCCAAGGATGTCTCAAGGGCTTAGTTTTTGTCTCTGTTGCACTGGCTGCAATTGCAGTTGTAATATCCTCCCAAAATATGGAAAACTGGGACATGAAGAAACTGTTGGAAATGCTTAGTCCAACTTAA
- the LOC123198121 gene encoding senescence-associated protein AAF, chlorolplastic isoform X2, which yields MAFTASKISSHPVVPKGLTSSRSLQTVYFFGKSTLYNKSLPANQGVELQQASNGHFLAAKLGFFDEGLSNICGKPIGFIVPRRTSILCWSMGTRNGEAKECIRPHSDCSNVCRSIMRLDARARQDVAILGSEFLKLDARARKDTEKIDRNVKKKAERLHHIATILKDKAQSRLKRAADKHWSDGALEADLRLADFRAKQRAMEDALMALEFVKNILDMMVSKMYKFPLCCDKNSLSGSDMMECITLEKNGKTLEFFPGELSTDRITAIQEVYWSMASALSEADGIDYTDPEELELLITTLIGLDAMDGKSSVSLLAECSSSPDVSTRQALANALAAAPSMWTLGNAGMGALQRLAEDSNPTVAAAASKAINELKKQWEIEEGDSWRFMMNLSPAEEADGEESSSDADTN from the exons ATGGCATTTACCGCAAGCAAGATTTCTAGTCATCCAGTTGTACCAAAGGGGTTAACTTCCTCTAGATCACTTCAAACTGTATATTTTTTTGGCAAGTCAACACTGTACAACAAATCACTTCCTGCAAATCAAGGAGTTGAACTTCAGCAAGCAAGCAATGGTCATTTTTTGGCAGCGAAATTAGGCTTCTTTGATGAGGGTTTGTCAAACATATGTGGAAAGCCAATTGGTTTCATTGTCCCTCGGAGAACTTCCATTTTATGCTGGTCAATGGGAACACGCAATGGTGAAGCAAAAGAATGCATTAGACCTCATAGTGATTGCTCTAATGTATGTAG AAGCATAATGAGGTTGGATGCCCGTGCACGTCAAGATGTTGCTATTCTTGGTTCAGAATTTCTTAAGCTTGATG CTCGGGCTAGAAAGGATACAGAGAAAATTGACCGTAATGTGAAGAAAAAAGCTGAACGACTCCATCATATAGCTACT ATCTTAAAAGATAAAGCACAATCTAGATTGAAAAGAGCTGCTGATAAGCATTGGAGTGACGGAGCCTTAGAG GCTGATCTGCGCCTTGCTGACTTCCGTGCCAAGCAACGTGCAATGGAAGATGCCCTAATGGCTTTGGAG TTTGTCAAAAATATCCTTGACATGATGGTGAGCAAGATGTACAAATT cCCCTTGTGTTGCGATAAAAATTCTCTGTCAGGTAGTGATATGATGGAATGTATAACACTTGAGAAAAATGGGAAAACCCTAGAATTCTTCCCTGGGGAATTGTCGACTGATCGCATTACTGCTATTCAG GAAGTGTATTGGAGTATGGCATCTGCACTTTCTGAAGCTGATGGAATCGACTATACTGATCCTGAAGAG CTTGAGTTGTTGATCACGACTCTTATTGGTCTTGATGCAATGGATGGTAAAAGTAGTGTATCACTACTAGCCGAGTGTTCAAGTTCTCCCGATGTCAGCACTAG ACAAGCGCTGGCAAATGCATTAGCAGCTGCTCCATCCATGTGGACGCTTGGGAATGCAGGAATGGGGGCATTACAG AGACTGGCAGAAGACAGCAACCCCACAGTCGCAGCTGCAGCATCCAAAGCAATCAATGAACTGAAGAAACAGTGGGAAATAGAAGAAGGTGATAGCTGGAGATTTATGATGAATCTAAGCCCTGCAGAGGAAGCAGATGGTGAAGAATCCAGCAGTGATGCAGATACAAACTGA
- the LOC123197752 gene encoding protein RSI-1-like, with amino-acid sequence MAHCRSSFLLLVSLVLLLTLSNVAEVYGSGKYNNLKPSDCNPKCNYRCSATSHKKPCMYFCQKCCKKCLCVPPGTYGNKQVCPCYNNWKTKEGGPKCP; translated from the exons ATGGCCCATTGTCGCTCTTCCTTCTTGCTGCTGGTGTCCCTTGTTCTCTTGCTTACACTCTCCAATGTGGCTGAG GTTTATGGTAGTGGTAAATATAATAACCTTAAACCGTCAg ATTGCAACCCAAAGTGTAACTATAGATGCTCAGCAACATCGCACAAGAAGCCATGCATGTACTTCTGCCAAAAGTGCTGCAAGAAATGCCTGTGTGTGCCTCCTGGTACTTACGGCAACAAGCAAGTTTGCCCTTGCTACAACAACTGGAAGACCAAGGAAGGAGGACCCAAATGCCCTTGA
- the LOC123197625 gene encoding uncharacterized protein LOC123197625 yields the protein MCIECLVSRPQHRDQSTGMAWRIAFISLVSPHKLENGDQVDRCSCWSESSSSKLYPPYLLFKFSWGALDYTQTSGFITEAMDDEKNGVQFEVKKKANSQASLDENDKEFERNHGEECHNGKEAVDEFHVISDIDSFGPTEVAEENYSRSESSLQYEEKEGYEGE from the coding sequence atgtgcATAGAATGCTTGGTTTCTCGTCCACAACACAGAGATCAATCCACTGGAATGGCATGGAGGATCGCTTTCATTTCTTTGGTGAGTCCACACAAACTTGAAAATGGTGATCAGGTTGACAGATGTTCTTGCTGGAGTGAGAGCTCAAGCAGCAAGCTTTACCCTCCTTACTTGCTTTTCAAGTTTTCTTGGGGTGCTTTGGATTATACACAGACAAGTGGGTTCATTACAGAAGCAATGGATGATGAAAAAAATGGAGTTCAGTTTGAAGTAAAAAAGAAGGCCAACAGCCAAGCAAGTCTGGATGAAAATGACAAGGAGTTTGAGAGAAACCATGGAGAAGAATGTCATAATGGTAAAGAAGCTGTGGATGAGTTTCATGTTATTTCAGATATTGATAGTTTTGGCCCCACAGAAGTTGCAGAAGAAAATTACTCAAGGTCTGAATCAAGTCTGCAATATGAAGAAAAGGAAGGTTATGAAGGAGAGTAA